The genomic stretch TTTTTAGtttgtcccattacttttgacTTCTGAAAAAAGAAGGACTATGTAAAAAGAAGTATACAACATGCAATATTTCATGTTAAACCTCTTAATAAAGGTTTTCACTTCAGACTTAGGTTGGGACGCACAGCTAATAACATACAGTCTGAGTGAGTGCTGTTTCACACTAGATctatcctttttttctttccaataTCTCCTGCAGCATTTTTTACTGGCATCAGACCAAGATTGGTGCTGATATGCAATCTCAACCATtcacataaaaatattaaagagtaattcaaatgaattttaattgAAATGAACTAAAGTTACAACATCTAAGCTGAAGCCTTTTCATGAACTATTTCAAAGAGTTTTATGCAGGATCTTGGCCAACACGGAAAGCCCGAGGGCCCAAGGCACATCTCTGCCAGCCAATAAGATTCCTTAGCATTacacctccctgacagatctaTCGGCCTCCTACACACACGCCTTATATAATCGCATCTTCTTATATAAGGGCCAGGGGTCATTGTGCCAGTTGGCTGAGAAAGTCTTTGAGCTCAGGTGTGATGTTACTCAGTTAAAGGAAGGTGGCTTACATGCAGTCTAATAATGCTGTGAGCCTCATTCCTCTACTCCTTTCCTCACTTAGCACATCACTGCCAATTCTAGCGCCCTACTGCCCCGGGAATCAGGCCGCCGCAATCTAATAACAGTCATGTGGATGTTCTAAATGCAGGGCCAGTGAAGGCCTTAGTTGAGAGAGCATGCTGTTTTCTCAgtcaaagtaataataaaaagggcCAGCAAGggttacaataaataaaagtgcagAGAGTGCAGAAAAAGCTGCTCTTTACAGTTTGCTGTGAAGTAGCATTTTCATGTTAGGCCACTTCTTATACTGCTCTAATTAACACTCCTGCAAGGGTTGGGTTCCTAGGCCTAGATTAAGCATAAGCCTATTGGATTTTTAGTAGTGAAACACCCATGGCTTTACTATTTAGTCCATGGGTTTGGTTAAAACTCACATCAGAGAAATCAAACCcagaaaaaatgaatatatatattattaatatataatgttttttacaCCTAAAAATTGCTTTGGGcctaaaaaaatcaaaatagaATCTCATAGAGTTTGGAGTTTACCTAGCAAAACACCACTCCACTCCAGTTTAAGTATTTGCATCAGTGGATAAAATTCAGTTGGTTGGTGGAATTTCTTTCACCCTTGCATCTACGGTTGGGAATTTCCATAAAAATATAGTATGTAAACTTTCTGTCTAATTGGACAAGCCTTCTAGGACTCTCTTCCTCTATGTGGTGCTTGAGGCTCAAGCACTGACAGTGTAGTGTACTCCATTCAGTTCACAAAGGGCCTGATCATTAGCTAAAGAGGTGAATTGAcagtgtttgagcagggaaatgCTTTATTCTGTCCTTCAGGCCTGAATTTGAGTGACCCTCATCttttaccaccaccaccacagatgGATACAGGCCAAATTTGGTGTTGATGAATCCAACAAGGCAGCCCTCTTTAAGGAGAAGAGGGGTTGAATAGGCATATATTTTGCTTGGCTATGCAGCACTAACATTCTGAGGTCagtgaaagaaataaaaagatcCAAACAAATGGAAACAATTCTATGCTCCAAATGTTCTTGCCTCTTTCTCCCCAATGTGGAAGGTTTGTCTGAGGTTTTGAAGGTGCATTCAGTCGTTCTTTAATGTATAAATGGTAGATGTAACTTTGATTGGGGTAGAAAATGCTTAGATGTGGGTTtgcaagcctgtttaccaccctgttatagtACATCAGAATGAATTGTTTTTGgcttgttgaaaaaacattataagctctgctctgattggctggtttacatcagCGTGACGACCCACAGCATATCATAACTTAACAGAGCATAGCGTTTTAGACTGTAAGCATAACTGTAATTAATCCTGAGTTTTATTAGATTGTGttactgtcctctctgggtccttgCATTGTCTAGTCAGCAGGTTTGTTATTAGCTAGCTGTAGAAATTGTAGTAGGGCCTGGTaggagttagcttttagcctagagCTCATGCGCAACTCTAgcacttgttttttttagtcttgcttccatattctcccaaagtagtGGGAGAAGTAAGCTTGAAGTATGGTAATTGTGGAGACGGCAAAGATGTCTTGGGATAACAGCTTTGGGgctttggaattggcctgttttagtAGCTGCATTTAACCTACATGGGttttgattaataataataaaaaagaaagaaagaacttTGAGGCCTATATGGAGGTGCAACTAAATAGGCCTCCAAAGATTAGCTCTGTGAAAACATGAATACAGATAGAATGTTTTTAGCCAGAACATGAAGATTAGCATGGATCTGGTGTGACAAAGcttttcatttctctttacctttaCAGTCCTACAAGGTCATCTGCTGTTTTAAGACTCCCAGGATTTTacataaaacatacatacatgcacacaaagGTTTGACTACAACTTGTTGCTACCTTCAACACAAAATGAGGCAACACTGGCTCCTAAAATGCTGCACATTTCAGTTGGTTTCTGGTTTATTTGACACTTACTGGAATAAGTCACAAATAGTAACTGAATGAACGAATGAGCGAATAACATTGTTTCACTTCGTCAGCAGCACCGCTTTGGAACCAGTAGCTAACCAGAAGGACAGCATGATTTTCTCAAATTTTAAACTTCCCAATTCTGCTGAACTTCCTGCAACTTCTAGTGCCCCCTTCAGGCAATTATCAAAGCTTCTATCAAAGAATTCTAATATGTACACATTTTGCCTGGAAATAAAGCATGTGTGGGCTACCTACTTAATTTAATAAGACCTTTATAAGACCCTCCATCACTTACATTGTGTTTTAGGAGATTTCCAGCTTTGATGAGCTTTGTTCATGTTTGATGAAATGTTAAAATACCTTTTATACCCTGTTTGGAATGTTGTCAACATTTAGTTTAGATTTTGCAGATTCTGAAGACATTCAACGCTTACAAGTTAACTGATAACTGTGAGATAGTAAAAGGCACCCAATAACAGCTTGGGCCTCTAAGGGTTAATCATTTGACACAGTTAAATGACAACTTGTGAAACacattttaaaggtaaaaatgcaaggcagaaaaaacaaaacaaaacaaaacaaaaaaacgagaaaaaaaaaaacagggattCCATTGTAATGCTGTATTGCATTTCAGCAGGAGTCGTCTTTCACTCTCACAGTGACAAAAAACAACTCGTCTAGCATGGGAAAAGCTACTCTCTCAGTACGACACTCTGCTCTGCTGccaaacacagcaaacacaccGAGCACTGGAGGTGAGTTCAATCACAACAGCAGAGTAGCATCTAAACATGCCTCGacacgagtgtgtgtgagggagagaggagaggagagcagttgcaaaaaaaagacaagaggGCTGCTGCACACATTCCTCACACCAGTCCTGTTTCTCCACTGGAATTTTGAAATCCTAACAGAATGTAAGCAGGCCAAGAATTGGCAGTGGAGACAAAAGCCGAGCACCAACAATCAGTGACTACAGAGGCCTCCATAATTAGATGCAGCACGGGTGTGTACTTATGAGGTGTCTGAAGCAGATGACGTGGCACTTCAATGCAACACCCAGAGCTGTCTCTGATAACAGTTCAGCATATGGGGAAGGATGAGCTGCTGAAGCCTGGGTGAGGAGTTTCGACCCACTGTTGTAGGATGTGGATTTTCCACAGTTGTGGTTCTTTGGTTTCTGGGTACTGTAGAAATCAATCAATACTGTAAGGAACAACCTCAATCAGGCAAAATGATATGCTTCAttaatcatgtttatttttCATCAGAGTAACATCAGAATTCAGAAGAAGAGCTAATGTATATGAAACCCCAACACCTCTGAAAAGACTGAAATTGCTGACAGTCATTTTATGTAGGTATAGAAATCAAGAGAAAATTTCATAGCTGTAAATtttctaaaatataaaaatacagatttttCAGAGAATAAATTAagtctgcaaaaaaaaaggatttgggATATATTGTagaatatcatatcatatacaTATGCACTCACCTGCCaatttactagaaacacctactttgtaggATCAGCTTGACGGTGTACAGCTAAGAAACTGGAGCCCAGAGCTTCTAAGTTCATGCCCAATTTATGTTTGCcatcctctagcccttcatcagcggtcagtTTCTGAGCATAGAGCTTTTTTGGGTGGAGGAACACACTAAAcatagcagtgacactgacatgtaAAGTCCCAtcaaacaacaataaaaaaacacaccacccTGTCACTGCTATGTCATCCTGGTGGTGAGGAACTGACTAATGATGCATATGAGGTAGTGGCATGACATATGGGCTACATTCAGTGACTGTACACAAATACAGTGGGCCTATAAGGTAGGTGGATCATCAAAAATtggacagtgagtggaggtacaaggtacgtgtttctaataaagtggaaggtgagtttttttcacatttgtttttccATTAGTCACCCCAAACAACACACAGCAATCTCCCCAACACTTCACCACTGCAAATGGTCATCCTTTGCCTTAGTACCAAAGTCCTTTTGCAGTCTCTTTTTTGAACTCTGTTGAAAGTGGCATTTCTGTTTCCATTACTCATACAACCCTCATACAGTCCCTCAATGGCACTTTTGATCTTTTTGGTTTCATGTTCCAGAGCTCAGGTTTTCAGTACAGTTCCTGGATTTCCAAAGCCATTCCAGATATTCATTCCCAAACAGTCCATCTTCAAAACCCAATTTGACGATCAGGTAAAGATATAACTTGGCCCAGTGCTACTATATGTAATATTCTGTCAAAATATCATGCATTGGACCCAAACAGAAAAATAGCAGTAATACCTACTCAAATAGAACATACTGAAAAAAGACTGAGGCTACGTACAAGAAACATAAAGAGTCATATGTACAGCAACTGGAACAGCTACTCAAAATGATACCTTTTGGATTGTACCTTGAACAATCACAAAAGCATACTGAAATGAAAAGGATTGGCGAGGCCGCTCTTGGAACAAATAAATGGAATGGCTGAAGGAGTCGAAGCCTGAGGTGAAAGCCACAGCTGTAAAGCTGGAGGAGCTGACCATCACTGCTTCACTCCTGCTCCTGACCACGCTTGGAAGGGGGCACCAGATGAGAAGGCAGCTTAGAGGGCAGCTCATATCCCTCCAGCTTTACTTTAATCAGATGGTTGGCCAGAGCAAACTCCTCGTCGTCCAGGAAACCGTCTTTGTCCACGTCAGCCAGGGTCCAGATCTTGCCGAGCACAGTGTTGGGCAGTTTGGACTTCAGCATCTCCTTCTTGGCAGCAGCGCCAGACACCTTGCCGTTGACAGGGGAGAGTGTGTAGAAGATCTCATCGTAGGATGGCTTGTCACGGCCAACCACCCACTCCAGCTCGTCGATGCCCTCTCCGGCACCTTCACCATAACCGTGACCAAATGGCCCATTCATAGTTCCATCGAAGGCACCACCCTTCACCACCTGGTTGGGCATGGACGCCTCCTCCTGGCGTACAAGGGTCATAAGCTTGGCGATGTCGTTGGCCAGCATGTCCTCCACGGCCTCCAGCAGTTTGGGCTTCAAAGCAGGGAACTTGTTGAAGTCTTGACCGTTCAGGAGTTCCTAAAGGAGGGGAGGAATACAGCAGTGTGTTATGTTCTGGTTGTGTCTCATTGGGGGGGAATGTTCTCTGAGAAGATGGTGCcacacccaatacttttgggggagTTGTTGGGAGAGggatggtgattatccaacattatgacctcactaacgctctcatCACTGAACACAATCAggttctcacagcaatgctccaaattctagtagaaacagttactctaACTTAAGCAGATCGTCTCTTTTTAACCACTTgatttaaaagacaaaaaaaaacaacaacaaatcagcaggtgtcccaatacttttgtccatacagtgaagctaacattaattaaacagatctgCTTGAATTTTAATTctatttaaacataaaatagGATTAATTTCTGACAAAATGTTCATTATGTTAGGCTGAGACAATCCAACTGCACTGTTTACATAAACATAACTTTACTATCAGACTCTTATCTTAGACTACTAGAATACCATAGTTCTTAGACCACCATCTTCGACTACTATCATAGTTCTACCATAGTTCTCAGACTATTATCGTAGATTACTATCAAGCCATTCGTGTGCATGTAAACATACTAGTGCTACGATGACATGTTTGGAGGATAAAGACTCAAACTCAGTGAAGTCAAGTGACAAAATCTATTTCAGGGTGTGTTTGAGCTGTTAGCTGCGTCCATACTCTATCTAGCACCGCTTAACCATGACCAACTGTCACTCAACTTATGGTTTATCACTTTTTGGGTGATGAAATGAAAATCATTTCTGGTTTATAATGTTAAAAACGTTTTTGTTTCTGCTCTACTCCAGTGTATTCACTCAATCTGTTCATGCCTTTTGCCAGTTCACCAAAAACATAGTATGCAGAGTAATGGTAGAGGGTGCAGGGTTTGGGGTTCACATTTTTTATGGTTTAGACTATGACTATGTTCCATTTTGTCCACAGTACCATTTCCCAACACAGTTTCTTAGGctttagaaaaaaatataaaattctTACCTGCATCTTCTTTAGGTTGGGGAAGTCACCTGGAGAGATGTTATGTTCCTTCTCTATCTTCTCATAAATGGCGCCAAGGTTGGAAATGAGCTCTTTCTTCTTAGAATCTTTCCCAAACACACTGGGCATTTCCTTCTTCAGTGAGGTGATGATATAAGCATGAACCTGAGGAGAGAAACATTGGGAGTTTACATTTGACAACCTACTTCCTCCTTCTGTTATCTGCATGCGAGGAACAGAGCGACATTGTCAGGTTTCACCTCCCCTGTTGACAAACGCAGGTTAGACTTGAGCAATCGTGTTGATGCTTGTTGAGTACATGACAACAGAAAGTGACAAACATACACCTTTCCCACAAACACTCAGGCAGACAAGTAGCCATTCTAACCACAGTGAAATTCCCTgcactctcttctctctttaccTTGGCCAGACGAGCCCGTTTGATCAGATCATTCAACTTTCTCAGGGCAGCGTTCCGTGGCAGACTCTGGATGTCTCGGAAAAGGTCCTGCTCCTCGGCTTCAAACAGCTTCCTGTTGTCCGCTATCAGCAGAGGCTGTGCCCAGAATGAGCCGATATACACCCGCACCACTTCGGGAGTGTTGATGATTTTGCCTAGGGACCACATGAGGGCACCGTACACCCTCATCAGCTGCTGTGTGCTGATCTGGTCTGCTTTGTTCAGTACCACACGCATCTTGTCCTCGTGGTTTTTCAAGGCCTTGATGACCTCTGAAAACTCGTCCGAGATGTCCAGCTTGTGGGCGTCAAAGAGCAGGATAATGCGGTCCACTCGTTCAGCAAACCACTCTAGCACAGCAGCGAAGTCATAGCCTGCAGGAACCCAGACAGGAAAGGGTTAAATCAGACACGATGGCAACAGATGACTCAACAGCAACAGTGCTGACACTCAACCAAATTCACCCCGCTCATAAAAAACAAAGGCTGATTCTAAAACAGCACAAGCTTGACCCGCGTGTGCTTTGTGGTTCATGCTGGTTttgaatatgaaaagaaatgaaCAAATCAGAGCAGATGTGTCGTGGCAACCAGTAGGGACACAGTGGGACACAGTGGGACACAGTGGGCTGTAGATATGAGGCATAATGCCATGGTAACAATGAACAGCCCTATATTACCATGAGCGAAAAcgaaacaaagcaaaaaaatcaCAAGGTTTTTATAGGGCATTACAATAAATTAGAATAAAGGAAGCTCACAGAGCACTGTAAAACAAAGCAGCTTGTGTTTCCCAGTGATAGGAAGCCAGCAGAAGTGGAGGCAGCAGGCCATGTGGTTAaaaagggggagaaaaaaaagagcaggGGAAGGAATTATGGTTTTGATTAGAAGCAATGTCATCTGATCTGAGACAACTGCAGCTGGTCTTAAACGCCAAGGACACAGCCACGTAGTCAGAGATTCCATTTACTGTAAATATGCATGAGTATGCGAGAGAcagcaagagacagagagacagactgaccCTCGGCTGTGGTCTGCATTGTTCAAGAAAATTACAGTTTGCTTAAGAAAATTACAGAACCATTAAAAAGGCTTTATCATTGATTAACCAGATGACTTGCATTTTTAAGCCTGCAAAGGGGCTAGCAGTGCAAAAAGGTCCCTCTCGCAAAGGTACAAAATGACAAAGACAACAAAACTAATACAGATCTAGAACAAGCagcaaagaaagagaaaaaaaaaaggggggggggggttccaaTGCCATGAGTGTTTTCCAGGGAGAGAACAACTCATTCTTTCTGCCAATCATACCACTAAAGTCAAATACTATATGACTGCCTGAAAGGCCCAGATTCCAGGCCTCTAAAACTGAAGGTTAAGAGTAGAGTAGTGCAAAAAGTTCAGTAATTTACTTATACTATAGAATTATCAAGGATTTGCACTTCATTGACTGCACACTTTAAAGACCCCCCCCCAAACTGTACACAAGTTTAATGTACAGGTATTCAGACCTAAAACCTGTTGTCATATATTCTGTTCTGCAGCACTGCATCCCTCAGCCACATGGGATTGCCTCCCATTTCTATCCATCAGTGTTGTGTCATTACCCAGCATGAATTACATGCAAATACATCATTGAaccactgggaatttccccactggcTTAGAGAAATGCATTAGTTCCTTCCACCTTCAAAATACAGCATCAGAAGGGAATTTACAATAGAAGCAGGTGGAGACAAtggttacatttttattttggacAGAGCTTCTCTTTAATACTTTCTACACTGTATTTCTAAATTATTAATTCATTCTAATATACCAATATTACACTAATATCACAATTTGCGAGATCTGGCTATGCCTTCAGCAGAGACTGTAGGACTGTAGGATTGCAGAGgacttgggctggagttctgggcaaCTTAACTAGACCTAATTTTTATATTTCAGAGGGAAAATACCAGCCTGGGAGCTTGTTTCTTTAGGTTGCCATTTTGTATCTCACCAAACCGGAAAACCAGTTCTGGATAGCTTCTGCTTTAAACTACAAGACCAGACTCCTCTTGAGGAACAGAGATAAGACTGAGGAACTGGCAGGAGATAAACATGTGTGAAATCACAGGAATCAAACAGTAGAGGTAGAAATAGAGGTTAGActggaagaaagagaagcttaaGACATATTAAGCACTAAAATAAACGAATAAACCCAAAACACCTGAAAAGGTAGGGCATGGCATGATATCACAACATGTCCATGTAACGGTCAATCACAAAGGCCTTTTGAGTAAAGGTCAGACAAGAGAGCAAAGCTAGGATTAATTATGCAGTGTCAGCTGACGCCAGCACCAGCGATGCTGCAGCTGGATTCCCACAGGACTACAGTGCACTCTAACAGGGGACATTCAGGAAGTTTCATTCTGAGAAAGCTTAGAGCCTCGGTCAGTGGGTCTCAAAATCCACCATGTGACTGAGAAAAAACACCACTGACACTTCCTGTTGCTAAACTGAGGTCAATGGTGCAATATGACCAAAGATGCAGCAGTTGATGTGAAGTAATACACCAAGGAATCAACCATCTACCAAAACTACAGTTACCCTTACCCTGCCATTCTTTATTTAGTGGCTCCACTTTTACAGGTTAACTGAGAGTAACTGAAAAATGAACAATTATAAACATAAGGAGCATAATTTgcaatattttggtttggtacccatggacatcaccaaatgctgagtATACCCCCCTTAAGATGCTCTGCCAGACCTTTACTTGCTGCTTGTTTGGGGGGCTTTCTGCTTTCAATTCTAATAAGCAAACCCCTGCTCAGCTGGGATCCTTAAATCACTGAAGAGGTCAGGTGACTAAAGCTGCCACTTAAGATCACTGTTTTTCTTTGCCTTAGGATGCTTTTGGATTGCTTTCATTGTATGTTTTAGCTCATTATCCCCTCTAAAGTGTGCAGAGTGAGTCAATGGCTGCATACGAATAGGGTGGCACTTTCACAGTAAAGAATTCATTAAGAAGATGGGGTACACTTCAAGAGTCATTAACATGCATCTTTCCCTATCTTCTCTATACTTTTCTCATCCTATTCTGGTACaaggaaatcttttttttcagtttaaagAACTGCAGCCTTTTtagatgttattattattatttatttataattttttttaagtctAGTCTGGCCTTTCTGTTATCAGTAACTGCATTTTGAGGTAATCCTtctgtatttacattcatgaagGTGTCGCTTGATTGTAGACTTGATTGTAGACAATGACATGCTTGATCCCATAAACTCCTTGAGAATGTTCTTGACTTGGCTAAATGTTGCGAAAAGCATTTTCCCTACCAAGCAAAGACTTCTGTGTTTAGCACCTTTAGTTGTcttagttgtgtttttgtgccaTTGCTGAGCTTGCCAGTGTTTTCTATTGCTTAGGAAAGTGCAACTTTTGATTTGGCTACTATTAATGTTTTTTCCATTACCCtgattgtgtttgttttgttttttcagtctAATAAGGACACCTCTTGGACTGCACATTGAGTGCTGCCATGAACAGCAACAAAATGCTAATTCATCACTTGGATCAACTCTGTTAATTTCAACACTTGAAATAATAACGAGAAAACTGGCCACACCCCCACACCTGACTAAAAAATGCTTATCAGTCAACTGTccaaataaagaataaatataacttaaataataacttaataattaatttaataacttaaagcaatatgttttatttagtttttacttCCCCAACACTGGGGAGAGAGGACtgacacgtctcctctgattcttttcgaactgccgctaATGCAACGTCACGTGGCTTGGAGGAAAGGGTCAGGCAAAATGTGGGGAAAATGCAAAGGCCAGGTGGCGCTCTCTTGAGTGCcaatggcaggcagcatgacccaggattcgaaccagtcatcctctgatcacagtgaccgTGCCTTAGTCCCCTGGACTACTCTTGAGTCCCTCAAGAGTTTCTTTAACATCATGCAAACTGAGAAATTgttgctaataaataaataataaataaagcaccTGTGAAAGCTTAACTGTAATGCTTTTTTCAGGATGTAATCTTTGTGCATAGAAGCTATGTGATCAAACTGTACGCTTTAACAAAGACTCAATTCCTCTGTCCAAGCAAGCACACAGCACTATTCCAAAAGGAGTCTAACTCTGTCTAAACAGGATAAGTCAATATGGATAAGCAATTCTGCCAaattccataaatgtaaatgcaacagtaatgaaaaacaaatgaaataatgGAAAGTCTGAAAGAACAGGACAACAGCACGTGGTTCATGAAGACCAGGCTTCCTGTGGGACAACGAGAACCCTGAGCTCTCTAACTGTCATATTCTTGTTCCATCTGCACACTAAGGAAGAAATACAACAAAgcaacagatacacacacacacacacacaaatccaacAGCTGTGTAAAACCAAGCACATGTACATGTGCACATTGTGGCATAATATTAgggaacaaaaataaaaaaagacttcAGCAAGCCTTTTCTGCTTTAAAATAAAGCTCTAATTTCTCATAAACAACTCTCACAGTGGCATTAAAGTAAAGGAAAGTATTATAGATGTGGTTAAGCAGTCTGGTCCAATGTGGTGACCTAATGGGGTTTATGGGCTCGGCCGTTCTGCTTTATTTCTGTTACCACTTCCTCTACATCGGGTGCAGTGCACAGTGTGCAGATAATGCCCTTTGGatttgactgtgtgtcagaaagGGGGAAATATTGCAGCGCTGTGCCAAAAACGCCAAACAAACTCTCTATAAAAGCAGAAATGTATCACACATGCTGCGGTTAAACAAAGGAGGTAAAAAGGGAAGATCAACTGGCTGTGTGCACTACTTTGTATGAAGACGGCTGATAttgcaaaaataaaacactacaatGCTTCAGGACATTTTCATGGTACACAATaagtatcatgatatttagTTTTTGTGAGGTTTATAAAGTTGgaacaaacaaaatgaaaacacaAAGATTAACAAAAGTTGATAATGGCCCGAGCCACGAGTTCTTGAATtatgagccatgccactttgccatcagcagctggagtccaaCAGAGCACAACTGGTTAAAGTACCGGGTTCCCAGCTTTCGCCGCACCGGCTGCACACATCTaagctggccaacatcgctttagaGTGATGTCTAATGCAATGTTGGCTGGTGCAGCAAGCTGGGAACCCGGGACTTTCTTCCGAGAGTGTCAGCTGCCTGGCAATGGGCGCTGTTTATTGGCTGCACCTAAAGGATCTcaatctgtctttttttgtgatGCAGGTGTTCAGATGTCCCAACAATATCCACAATACGCTCAGAGCGTATATTGGGTATGGTAACATTATCACTGTAACATGCAGTCAGATTGACCAGCCATATTTGCACCACTATAGTGCACCACTATATTTGCACCACTAAATGGAGCTTGTTGTAGTTGTAGTAAATATgagaaggagggaggaggggaggagCGAATGTGAGAACgaaagtaagaaa from Salminus brasiliensis chromosome 19, fSalBra1.hap2, whole genome shotgun sequence encodes the following:
- the ehd1a gene encoding EH domain-containing protein 1a is translated as MFSWSNKNGKKDPELFQNVSDGLKRLYRNKLFPLEDTYRFHDFHSPALEDADFDNKPMVLLVGQYSTGKTTFIRHLMEQDFPGMRIGPEPTTDSFIAVMYGEQEGVIPGNALVVDPKKPFRKLNAFGNAFLNRFMCAQLKNAVLESISIIDTPGILSGEKQRISRGYDFAAVLEWFAERVDRIILLFDAHKLDISDEFSEVIKALKNHEDKMRVVLNKADQISTQQLMRVYGALMWSLGKIINTPEVVRVYIGSFWAQPLLIADNRKLFEAEEQDLFRDIQSLPRNAALRKLNDLIKRARLAKVHAYIITSLKKEMPSVFGKDSKKKELISNLGAIYEKIEKEHNISPGDFPNLKKMQELLNGQDFNKFPALKPKLLEAVEDMLANDIAKLMTLVRQEEASMPNQVVKGGAFDGTMNGPFGHGYGEGAGEGIDELEWVVGRDKPSYDEIFYTLSPVNGKVSGAAAKKEMLKSKLPNTVLGKIWTLADVDKDGFLDDEEFALANHLIKVKLEGYELPSKLPSHLVPPSKRGQEQE